The following are from one region of the Stanieria sp. NIES-3757 genome:
- a CDS encoding metalloendopeptidase, glycoprotease family, protein MGTILAIETSCDETSVAIVKNRQVLSNIVASQIQLHRTYGGVVPELASRQHLETINPCITEALAEAGKNWQEIDAIAATCAPGLVGALLVGVTAAKTLAMLYQKPFLGIHHLEGHIYASYLSEPELQPPFLCLLVSGGHTSIIYVKDCGLYQMLGSTRDDAAGEAFDKVARLLKLGYPGGPVIDKLAQQGNPQAFKLPEGKISLPEGGYHPYDSSFSGLKTAVLRLVQKLELEGDLPVVDLAASFQDTVAKVLTKRTIKCALDYGLNKIAIGGGVAANSGLRKHLLAEAQKHNLQAYFPPLKLCTDNAAMIGCAASEHFARGHTSDLNLGVQSRLEITEVMKLYGKSN, encoded by the coding sequence ATGGGGACAATTTTAGCAATCGAAACAAGTTGTGACGAAACATCGGTCGCAATTGTAAAGAATCGTCAAGTTTTAAGTAACATTGTGGCTTCTCAAATTCAGCTACATCGCACTTATGGCGGTGTTGTACCAGAATTAGCCTCGCGTCAACATTTGGAAACAATAAACCCCTGTATAACAGAAGCTCTAGCTGAGGCAGGAAAAAATTGGCAAGAAATTGATGCGATCGCAGCTACTTGCGCGCCTGGTTTAGTAGGGGCATTATTGGTGGGAGTAACCGCAGCGAAAACATTGGCGATGTTGTATCAAAAACCTTTTTTAGGAATACATCATCTTGAAGGACATATCTATGCTTCTTATCTGAGTGAACCTGAGCTACAACCACCTTTTTTATGTTTGTTAGTTTCTGGTGGTCATACGAGTATAATTTACGTCAAGGATTGTGGTTTATATCAAATGTTGGGATCGACTAGAGATGATGCTGCTGGCGAAGCTTTTGATAAGGTAGCAAGATTACTCAAGTTGGGTTATCCAGGTGGTCCAGTTATTGATAAACTAGCTCAACAAGGGAATCCTCAAGCATTTAAATTGCCAGAAGGTAAAATTTCTTTACCAGAAGGTGGGTATCATCCTTATGATTCTAGTTTTAGTGGTTTAAAAACGGCAGTGTTAAGGTTAGTTCAAAAACTCGAACTAGAAGGTGATTTACCAGTGGTAGATTTGGCTGCTAGTTTTCAAGATACAGTAGCTAAAGTTTTAACCAAAAGAACAATTAAATGCGCTCTTGATTATGGTTTAAATAAAATTGCGATCGGTGGTGGTGTTGCAGCCAATAGTGGTTTAAGAAAACATCTTTTAGCTGAGGCTCAAAAACACAATTTACAGGCTTATTTTCCTCCTCTTAAATTATGTACAGATAATGCAGCAATGATTGGTTGTGCAGCTTCTGAGCATTTTGCTCGCGGACATACTTCTGATTTGAATTTAGGAGTGCAATCTCGTCTAGAAATTACAGAAGTAATGAAATTGTATGGCAAATCTAATTAA
- a CDS encoding magnesium and cobalt transport protein CorA: protein MQQEDRVFLTEEEEEEKEDLFDYAYEKPGSLPGTLSIEEDAQPPEIVLIDYNAKYATRINNLTPEECASYLDTESVSWVDVCGLGSEDILKRLGKVFKLHPLVLEDVVNVPQRPKVEDYQDQLVIITQMAVPKPKGEGFWLEQVSLIVGKYYLLTVQEEPERDCFHPVRRRIRLKQGNIRSKGSDYLAYSLWDAIIDGFFPILESYGEKIENLEDEVLFNPSSQTLGKIYQVKRELLALRRAIWPQRTAINILIRDGSSLITDDVLVYLRDCYDHIIQIIDVIETYRELASSLTDVYLSAVSNKMNEVMKLLTVISTIFIPLTFIVGVYGMNFNTEISPWNMPELDWYWGYPLCWLIMIAIASGLIYFFWRKGWFNNNSFYKED, encoded by the coding sequence TTGCAACAGGAAGATCGAGTTTTTTTAACAGAAGAAGAGGAAGAAGAAAAAGAAGATTTATTTGACTATGCTTATGAAAAACCTGGTAGTTTACCAGGTACTTTAAGTATAGAAGAAGATGCTCAACCACCCGAAATTGTATTAATTGATTATAACGCTAAGTATGCTACTAGAATTAATAATCTTACTCCTGAAGAATGTGCTAGTTACTTAGATACCGAATCAGTTTCTTGGGTTGATGTTTGTGGATTAGGTAGTGAAGATATTCTGAAGCGATTGGGCAAAGTTTTTAAACTTCATCCCTTAGTTTTAGAAGATGTAGTTAATGTTCCTCAAAGACCAAAAGTTGAAGATTATCAAGACCAATTAGTTATCATTACTCAAATGGCAGTACCTAAACCAAAAGGAGAAGGTTTTTGGTTAGAACAAGTTAGTTTGATTGTAGGTAAATATTATTTATTAACTGTACAAGAAGAACCAGAGAGAGATTGTTTTCATCCAGTTCGGAGGAGAATTAGACTCAAACAAGGCAACATTAGAAGTAAAGGTTCTGATTATTTGGCTTATTCTTTATGGGATGCAATTATTGATGGGTTTTTTCCTATTTTAGAAAGCTACGGTGAAAAAATTGAAAATTTAGAAGATGAAGTATTATTTAATCCTAGCAGTCAAACTTTGGGTAAAATCTATCAAGTTAAACGGGAATTATTAGCTTTACGAAGGGCGATTTGGCCACAAAGAACAGCAATTAATATTTTAATTAGAGATGGTAGTTCTTTAATTACTGATGATGTTCTAGTTTATTTACGCGATTGTTACGATCATATTATTCAAATTATTGATGTAATTGAAACTTATAGAGAATTAGCTTCCAGTTTAACCGATGTTTATCTTTCTGCTGTTAGTAATAAAATGAATGAAGTGATGAAATTACTAACGGTTATTTCTACTATTTTTATCCCTTTAACTTTTATTGTTGGTGTTTATGGCATGAATTTCAATACAGAAATTTCTCCTTGGAATATGCCAGAGTTAGATTGGTATTGGGGTTATCCTTTGTGTTGGCTTATTATGATTGCGATCGCAAGTGGATTAATTTATTTCTTTTGGCGTAAGGGGTGGTTTAATAATAATTCTTTTTATAAAGAGGATTGA
- a CDS encoding Undecaprenyl-phosphate galactose phosphotransferase, whose translation MNFWDNSAIIWYKNQTSNKNLQIHPSVISKTKRLLDIIGALLGLIFTILIAIPIAIAIKLEDSGPVFYSQIRCGLYGQPFRIWKFRSMIVNAEQQKHLVFNQAKGHIFKNENDPRITRVGRWLRRTSLDEFPQFWNVLKGEMSLVGTRPPTPDEVTQYQASHCQRLQVKPGITGEWQVRGRSRITDFEQIVSMDLKYQQQWSCLYDLYLILQTIAVVLARKGAY comes from the coding sequence ATGAATTTTTGGGATAATTCAGCAATTATTTGGTATAAAAATCAAACATCAAATAAAAATTTACAAATTCATCCTTCTGTAATTAGTAAAACTAAAAGATTGCTTGATATTATCGGAGCTTTGTTAGGTTTAATCTTTACTATTCTTATTGCTATTCCTATTGCGATCGCGATTAAATTAGAAGATTCTGGTCCTGTTTTTTATAGTCAAATTCGTTGTGGTTTATATGGTCAACCGTTTCGGATTTGGAAATTTCGCTCGATGATTGTTAATGCCGAGCAACAAAAACATTTAGTTTTTAATCAGGCTAAAGGGCATATTTTTAAAAATGAAAACGATCCTCGTATTACCCGTGTAGGTCGTTGGTTACGTCGGACTAGTTTAGATGAATTTCCTCAATTTTGGAATGTACTTAAAGGAGAAATGAGTTTAGTTGGAACTCGTCCTCCTACTCCTGATGAAGTTACTCAATATCAAGCATCTCATTGCCAACGTCTTCAAGTTAAACCTGGAATTACTGGAGAATGGCAAGTAAGAGGACGTTCTCGTATCACTGACTTTGAGCAAATTGTCAGCATGGATTTAAAATATCAGCAACAATGGTCTTGTTTATACGATCTTTATCTAATTCTACAAACTATAGCTGTTGTATTAGCTCGTAAAGGTGCTTATTAA
- a CDS encoding CRP/FNR family transcriptional regulator: protein MENQYKYIEDQPKYLEHHAELGELIESVPFFAGLPEDSLQKISTHFVTLSHPPNQIILLENDWGGSVYFILEGWVKIRTYNLDGKEVTLNIIGQGEIFGEMAALDKMPRSTDAITLTPTIIGRIPSQKFVDLITTEPLAGVRLAQLMAKRLRQVNRRLQLREANSTSRVADAILFLVEGQGKIGETGTAIPNLPHREISSLSGLARETVTRVLTKLEKRGIIKRDADLLTIPDLPALENMIL, encoded by the coding sequence ATGGAAAACCAATACAAATACATCGAAGATCAACCAAAATACCTAGAACATCATGCCGAACTTGGAGAACTAATTGAATCAGTACCTTTTTTCGCTGGGTTACCAGAAGATAGTCTCCAAAAAATCAGCACTCATTTTGTTACTCTCAGTCATCCTCCCAATCAAATCATACTGTTAGAAAACGACTGGGGCGGGTCAGTTTATTTTATTTTGGAAGGTTGGGTCAAAATTCGGACTTATAATTTAGATGGCAAAGAAGTAACTCTTAATATTATTGGTCAGGGTGAAATCTTTGGCGAAATGGCAGCATTAGATAAAATGCCCCGTTCGACAGATGCTATTACCCTCACACCGACAATTATTGGTAGAATTCCCTCTCAAAAATTTGTAGATTTAATCACTACTGAACCTTTAGCAGGAGTCCGTTTAGCTCAATTGATGGCCAAACGCTTGCGTCAAGTTAACCGAAGACTACAATTACGGGAAGCCAACAGTACTTCAAGAGTAGCAGATGCAATTTTATTCCTCGTCGAAGGCCAAGGAAAAATAGGAGAAACAGGAACAGCAATTCCTAATTTACCTCATCGAGAAATTAGTAGTCTGAGTGGATTAGCCAGAGAAACTGTAACCCGAGTCCTCACCAAATTAGAAAAAAGAGGAATCATTAAAAGAGATGCAGATTTATTAACAATTCCCGATTTACCAGCCTTAGAGAATATGATTCTTTAG
- a CDS encoding Nicotinate-nucleotide-dimethylbenzimidazole phosphoribosyltransferase: protein MIYLYTQLQQGQRWLRRYQGKTPTFACILGFTATGLIPDISAAGITPQAREYTAIADAEFLSLGVQPKPRQSLPLLTAGSSPVFISRAVIESFDLPYFLFNAGLLHPLTVDHIDLEGKAANCLTSGKAMGIETVKHLFQKGLEWGKKLAQQTDYLIIGECVVGGTTTALAILTGLGIDAVGKVNSSHVHCNHAQKWSIVEAGLKQGGFLPSTQNLIINPLNLVAAVGDPMQVVAAGMTIAASQITGVMLAGGTQMLAVYALAKAISHYFDLEITLEQIVVGTTRWVVEDSTGDTVGLARIIDGVPLLATGLNFTTSRYPSFRLYEQGYVKEGVGAGGCAISAHLKQGWTPTQLLTAIETLFTSYQNLGLNSVS from the coding sequence ATGATATATCTTTACACTCAATTACAGCAGGGACAAAGGTGGCTTAGAAGATATCAAGGAAAAACTCCTACTTTTGCTTGTATTTTAGGATTTACCGCCACTGGCTTGATTCCTGACATTTCTGCTGCGGGAATCACTCCTCAAGCCAGAGAATATACAGCGATCGCAGATGCTGAGTTTTTATCCTTAGGAGTACAACCAAAGCCTCGTCAATCTCTTCCTCTGCTCACGGCTGGTAGTTCACCCGTATTTATTTCTCGGGCTGTAATTGAATCTTTTGATTTACCTTACTTTTTATTTAATGCTGGCTTGCTTCATCCTTTAACTGTAGACCATATTGACCTCGAAGGAAAAGCTGCCAATTGTCTTACTTCTGGTAAAGCCATGGGGATTGAAACAGTAAAGCATTTATTTCAAAAGGGTTTAGAGTGGGGCAAAAAATTAGCCCAACAAACCGATTATTTAATTATTGGTGAATGTGTAGTTGGAGGAACTACTACGGCACTTGCCATACTAACTGGTTTAGGAATAGATGCGGTTGGTAAGGTAAATAGTAGTCATGTTCATTGCAATCATGCTCAAAAATGGTCAATTGTAGAGGCAGGACTAAAACAGGGAGGATTTTTACCTTCCACTCAAAATCTCATCATTAATCCCTTAAACTTAGTAGCTGCGGTGGGAGATCCCATGCAAGTTGTAGCTGCTGGAATGACTATTGCTGCTAGTCAGATTACTGGTGTCATGTTAGCTGGTGGTACTCAAATGCTAGCAGTATATGCTCTAGCAAAAGCAATTAGCCATTATTTTGACTTAGAAATCACACTAGAACAAATTGTAGTTGGTACAACTCGTTGGGTAGTAGAAGATTCAACAGGAGATACAGTAGGGTTAGCTCGAATAATTGATGGAGTCCCACTCTTAGCGACTGGGTTAAATTTTACTACTTCCCGTTATCCCAGTTTTCGCCTTTATGAACAAGGATACGTAAAAGAAGGGGTTGGTGCAGGAGGTTGTGCTATTTCTGCTCACCTCAAACAAGGTTGGACTCCAACTCAATTACTAACCGCCATAGAAACTCTATTTACCAGTTATCAAAATTTAGGATTGAATTCTGTAAGTTAG
- a CDS encoding hypothetical protein (conserved hypothetical protein), which produces MDTLQLQITELNQKIDQLHQMVERISSQVNALMAAKQKPSEPIAYSLSAVSQLGNKSTRSYYEAGDYNLAHKDILMDDDRSQTSTTATKEQELSPDIQIRRLTAQLTAAYNRIAALEEQLLTYRIQS; this is translated from the coding sequence ATGGACACTCTACAATTACAAATCACAGAACTTAATCAAAAAATTGACCAACTTCACCAAATGGTCGAACGAATTAGTTCTCAAGTCAACGCATTAATGGCAGCTAAACAAAAACCTTCTGAACCAATTGCTTATTCTTTGTCTGCTGTTTCTCAACTAGGGAATAAATCTACTCGTTCTTATTATGAAGCAGGAGATTATAATTTGGCTCACAAAGATATTTTAATGGATGATGATCGCAGCCAAACTAGTACTACTGCTACTAAAGAACAGGAATTATCGCCAGATATTCAAATTCGTCGACTAACAGCACAGCTAACCGCAGCCTATAACCGTATCGCTGCTTTAGAAGAACAATTGCTAACTTACAGAATTCAATCCTAA
- a CDS encoding periplasmic polyamine-binding protein: MLDRRSFLISAATLTLGQLVSGCTQNAGDLKVLLLQGSIPPQLTNDFRKNINLEKKINFQPEVQIKKIYNWLENWQNQGKNTQNLFSWFAKENDLSKTPSLVTLGDSWLAKAIQEKLIQPLDSTQLSAWKSLDSRWQNLVKRDRSGQLAENGEVWGAPYRWGNTIIVYRRDKFQNLDWQPKDWKDLWHEDLRDRISIVDQPREVIGLTLKKLGYSYNTTDLTTIPNLSSELASLHQQIKFYSSDHYLEPLIIGDTWLAVGWSTDILPLSKRYSNLGFVVPQSGTSLWADLWVQPRLPESNLGELSQWISFCWQPLAANQISLFTNAISPITNTMKPTELPQDLQKNSFLQASLKSFARSEFLAPLSSETNQQYQELWQKIRQA; this comes from the coding sequence ATGCTCGACCGTCGTTCTTTCTTGATTAGTGCAGCAACTTTAACTCTAGGGCAATTAGTTTCTGGTTGTACTCAGAATGCTGGAGACTTAAAAGTATTGTTACTACAAGGTTCAATTCCACCTCAACTAACCAACGATTTTCGTAAAAATATAAATTTAGAAAAAAAAATTAATTTTCAACCAGAAGTACAAATCAAAAAAATTTATAATTGGTTAGAAAATTGGCAAAATCAAGGTAAAAACACTCAAAACTTATTTAGTTGGTTTGCTAAAGAAAATGACTTAAGCAAAACCCCATCTTTGGTTACGTTAGGAGACTCTTGGTTAGCAAAAGCAATTCAAGAAAAATTAATTCAACCTCTGGATTCAACTCAGTTATCTGCTTGGAAAAGTTTAGATTCAAGATGGCAAAATTTAGTTAAACGCGATCGCAGTGGACAATTAGCCGAAAATGGTGAGGTGTGGGGTGCGCCTTATCGTTGGGGTAATACGATCATTGTTTATCGTCGGGATAAGTTTCAAAATCTGGATTGGCAACCAAAAGATTGGAAAGATTTGTGGCATGAAGATTTACGCGATCGCATTTCGATTGTCGATCAACCTAGAGAGGTGATTGGTTTAACTTTAAAAAAACTTGGTTATTCTTACAACACTACTGACTTAACCACAATTCCTAATTTGTCATCGGAATTAGCATCATTGCATCAACAGATTAAATTTTATAGTTCTGATCATTATCTTGAACCTTTAATTATTGGTGATACTTGGTTGGCTGTTGGTTGGTCTACGGATATTTTACCTTTAAGTAAACGTTACTCTAATCTCGGTTTTGTTGTGCCACAATCGGGTACATCTCTATGGGCAGATTTATGGGTACAACCACGATTACCTGAGAGTAATTTGGGGGAATTATCTCAATGGATCAGTTTTTGTTGGCAACCCTTAGCAGCCAATCAAATTTCTTTATTTACTAATGCAATCTCACCAATTACCAATACTATGAAGCCTACAGAATTACCCCAAGATTTACAAAAAAATTCTTTCTTGCAAGCTTCTCTGAAAAGTTTTGCTCGTAGTGAATTTCTTGCTCCTCTATCTTCGGAAACAAATCAACAATATCAAGAACTTTGGCAAAAAATTCGTCAAGCTTAA
- a CDS encoding G-D-S-L family lipolytic protein yields MQAVYSNHLTSVSNSLNSSLSFKNQHPLKIIALGDSLIYGYGDFVGGGWVERLRRQWMSPKSSGHVLYNLGVRGDRALQVTQRLEQEFRCRGELRNRTPDLILLSVGTNDSPRLGKQNGRLFTDFFEFKQQINHLLDEAQSLCPVMFIGMTPVDETKMPFFDCLYYNRSDQYHYKEATLQACQQKNIPYLDIFDLWLARGEHWLKTQLGDDGLHPNVQGYQSLLQDILTWQAFKNLA; encoded by the coding sequence ATGCAGGCTGTTTATTCTAATCATTTGACTTCTGTAAGTAACTCTCTGAACTCTAGTTTGTCATTTAAAAATCAACATCCTTTAAAAATTATTGCTTTAGGAGATAGTCTGATTTACGGTTATGGCGATTTTGTTGGTGGGGGTTGGGTAGAAAGGTTGCGTCGTCAATGGATGTCTCCTAAAAGTTCGGGTCATGTTTTATATAATCTAGGAGTTAGAGGCGATCGCGCCCTTCAAGTAACTCAACGTTTAGAGCAAGAGTTTCGCTGTCGCGGAGAGTTGCGTAATCGTACGCCAGATTTAATTTTATTATCTGTTGGTACTAATGACTCACCCCGCTTGGGTAAACAAAATGGTCGCTTATTTACGGATTTTTTTGAATTTAAGCAACAAATTAACCATTTACTTGATGAAGCCCAAAGTCTTTGCCCTGTAATGTTTATTGGGATGACACCAGTAGATGAAACCAAAATGCCCTTTTTTGATTGTTTGTATTACAATCGTAGCGATCAATACCATTACAAAGAAGCTACTTTACAAGCCTGTCAACAAAAAAATATTCCTTATTTAGATATTTTTGATCTGTGGTTAGCTAGAGGTGAACATTGGCTCAAAACCCAATTAGGTGATGATGGACTTCATCCAAATGTGCAAGGATATCAATCTTTATTACAGGATATTTTGACCTGGCAAGCTTTTAAAAATTTAGCGTAA
- a CDS encoding putative RNA polymerase, omega subunit, translating into MYRADELMNAASNRYKITVQVANRAKRRRYEEMDSLEDPMMKPAIRAIIEMSDELTQPEIIGD; encoded by the coding sequence ATGTATCGTGCTGATGAATTAATGAATGCAGCTTCTAATCGTTATAAAATTACGGTTCAAGTAGCTAATCGTGCCAAACGTCGTCGCTATGAAGAAATGGATAGTTTAGAAGATCCAATGATGAAACCAGCTATTCGCGCCATCATTGAAATGTCTGATGAACTCACTCAACCAGAGATTATTGGCGATTAA
- a CDS encoding hypothetical protein (Domain of unknown function DUF1818) produces MARLLKTGKGWRIGWNPEAETYPGLVGSDDWAIELTEAELNDFCRLLLQLVETMNQMKAELMDEEKISCEAESDLLWLEVDGYPHAYSLRLILNYNRRCEGNWKEGVAPELAEVASRLKVF; encoded by the coding sequence ATGGCACGTTTACTTAAAACTGGTAAAGGTTGGCGGATTGGGTGGAATCCCGAAGCAGAAACATATCCAGGATTAGTAGGAAGTGATGATTGGGCAATTGAACTTACTGAAGCCGAATTAAACGATTTTTGTCGTCTTTTACTTCAGTTAGTTGAAACTATGAATCAAATGAAAGCAGAATTGATGGATGAAGAAAAAATTAGTTGTGAAGCAGAAAGCGATTTACTCTGGTTAGAAGTAGATGGTTATCCTCATGCTTATTCTTTACGTTTGATTCTCAATTACAATCGGCGTTGTGAAGGCAACTGGAAGGAAGGAGTAGCTCCAGAATTAGCCGAAGTTGCCAGCCGATTAAAAGTATTTTAA
- a CDS encoding RNP-1 like RNA-binding protein, with amino-acid sequence MSIYVGNLDYAVTQADLSDVFAEYGSVKRVHLPTDRDTGRVRGFAFVEMGTEAEEDKAIDALNGAEWMDRELKVNKAKPREDRNSFGGGGRKNYRF; translated from the coding sequence ATGTCAATTTATGTAGGCAATTTAGACTACGCGGTTACTCAAGCTGACCTTAGCGATGTTTTTGCCGAGTACGGCAGCGTTAAGCGCGTTCATCTCCCTACCGACCGTGATACAGGGAGAGTAAGAGGCTTCGCCTTTGTAGAAATGGGAACAGAGGCAGAAGAAGATAAAGCCATTGATGCTCTTAATGGGGCTGAATGGATGGATCGTGAGTTAAAAGTTAATAAAGCTAAACCTCGCGAAGATCGAAATTCGTTTGGTGGTGGTGGTCGCAAAAATTACCGCTTCTAA
- a CDS encoding 3-oxoacyl-[acyl-carrier-protein] reductase like protein — MDFGIKGKVAVITGGDSGIGKTTAKLLAAEGVKIALLDKTIEPLKETVEEINKIGEAFPVSADLRNLEEVEAAKQQIIERFSTVHILVNCAGITGSTKEFLELTDQDWYETIDIDFMAAVRVCRAFIPVMQKEGWGRIVLIGSEDAVQPYPDEMPYCAAKAAILNLAKNLSKVYAKDGILVNSVSPAFIATPMTDKMMEKRAEKQGVSFDRAIESFLEEKRPHLELKRRGKAQEVAAVIAFLCSQHSSFVVGANYRVDGGSVATVCN, encoded by the coding sequence ATGGATTTTGGAATTAAAGGTAAAGTCGCAGTAATTACTGGTGGAGATTCAGGTATAGGTAAGACAACGGCTAAATTACTTGCAGCAGAAGGAGTAAAAATTGCTTTACTTGATAAAACTATTGAACCTCTCAAAGAAACTGTAGAGGAAATCAACAAAATTGGTGAAGCTTTTCCCGTTTCAGCAGATTTAAGAAATTTAGAAGAAGTTGAAGCAGCTAAACAACAAATTATTGAGCGATTTAGTACAGTTCATATTTTAGTTAATTGTGCAGGTATTACTGGTTCGACTAAAGAATTTTTAGAATTAACCGATCAAGATTGGTACGAAACTATTGATATAGATTTTATGGCTGCGGTAAGAGTGTGCCGTGCTTTTATTCCAGTAATGCAAAAAGAAGGTTGGGGACGAATAGTTTTAATTGGTTCCGAGGATGCTGTTCAACCTTATCCTGATGAAATGCCTTATTGTGCAGCTAAGGCAGCGATTTTAAATCTTGCTAAAAATTTATCTAAAGTGTACGCTAAAGACGGTATTTTAGTTAACTCTGTTTCTCCAGCTTTTATCGCTACACCGATGACAGACAAAATGATGGAAAAAAGAGCAGAAAAACAAGGTGTCAGTTTTGATCGAGCAATTGAAAGTTTTCTGGAAGAAAAGCGTCCTCATTTAGAATTAAAACGCCGTGGAAAAGCACAAGAAGTAGCAGCAGTAATTGCATTTCTGTGTTCCCAACATTCTAGTTTTGTTGTAGGTGCTAATTATCGAGTTGATGGCGGTTCAGTTGCTACCGTATGTAATTAG
- a CDS encoding GCN5-related N-acetyltransferase, with protein sequence MVNQTFYSQDFGYKYLVIQLRQLEVYQFKIMKILQIEVVDYQNKFSEINKIRTKVFQQEQGVKEELEFDGLDEKAQHLLAYLNQQPVGTTRIRNIDEQTVKIERLAVLPEARGQGIGKKLMEKALKIISNDHYQAVIIHAQEYIKDLYLQLGFEQVSKTFQEAGIAHIKMSKKL encoded by the coding sequence TTGGTTAATCAAACTTTTTATTCACAAGATTTTGGTTACAAATATTTGGTAATTCAGTTACGGCAATTAGAAGTTTATCAGTTTAAAATAATGAAAATTCTACAAATAGAAGTTGTTGATTATCAGAACAAATTTTCAGAAATTAATAAAATTAGAACTAAAGTTTTCCAACAAGAACAAGGGGTTAAAGAAGAATTAGAATTTGATGGCTTAGATGAAAAAGCTCAACATCTTTTAGCTTATTTGAATCAGCAACCAGTAGGTACAACCCGCATCAGAAACATAGACGAGCAAACAGTTAAAATAGAAAGATTGGCTGTTTTACCAGAAGCTAGAGGTCAAGGTATTGGTAAAAAATTAATGGAAAAAGCTTTAAAAATAATTAGTAATGACCATTATCAAGCAGTAATAATTCATGCTCAAGAATATATTAAAGATTTATATTTACAATTAGGCTTTGAGCAGGTTAGTAAAACTTTTCAAGAGGCAGGTATTGCTCATATTAAGATGAGCAAAAAACTATAA
- a CDS encoding Peptidases M20 and M42, which produces MQLNSQTNPIYDRLFDTISELVLHHSPSGVEAQIDRLLLDRFATLGVGSWQDRAGNIIAKIPGNNSSRAIAITGHKDEIGAIVKSIDYRGCLQVRKLGGSFPWVYGEGVVDILGDKEIISGILSFGSRHVSHESPQKAQQENAPLNWEDAWVETKLTLEELEAAGIRPGSRVVVGKHRKQPIRLKDYIGSYTLDNKASVAILLELAEQIKEPAVDIYLVASAKEEVGAIGALYFTQNQALDALIALEICPLATEYPIEAGEIPVLLSQDGYGIYDENLNSELVKAANQAKIPLQFAAISGFGSDASIAMKFGHVARAACLGFPTENTHGYEIAHLGAIANCINVLQTYCHSLENFV; this is translated from the coding sequence ATGCAACTTAACAGTCAGACAAACCCAATTTACGATCGCTTGTTTGATACTATTAGTGAATTAGTTTTACATCACTCTCCTAGTGGAGTTGAAGCCCAAATCGATCGCTTACTACTAGATCGTTTTGCTACACTCGGGGTAGGATCTTGGCAAGACAGGGCAGGAAATATTATTGCCAAAATTCCTGGAAACAACTCATCAAGAGCAATTGCCATTACGGGGCATAAAGATGAAATTGGGGCAATTGTCAAATCTATTGATTATCGTGGCTGTTTACAAGTAAGAAAATTAGGCGGCTCTTTTCCTTGGGTATATGGAGAAGGTGTCGTAGATATTTTGGGTGACAAGGAAATAATTAGTGGGATACTTTCCTTCGGATCGCGTCATGTTTCCCATGAGTCTCCGCAAAAAGCCCAACAAGAAAATGCGCCTTTAAATTGGGAAGATGCTTGGGTAGAAACCAAATTAACTTTAGAAGAGTTAGAAGCTGCTGGAATACGCCCAGGTAGTCGAGTGGTAGTAGGCAAACATCGTAAACAGCCAATTCGCCTCAAAGATTATATTGGTAGCTACACGCTTGATAACAAAGCTTCGGTAGCAATTTTACTGGAACTTGCCGAACAAATCAAAGAGCCAGCCGTTGATATTTATTTAGTAGCTTCTGCTAAAGAAGAAGTCGGGGCAATTGGCGCATTATACTTTACTCAAAATCAAGCTTTGGATGCTTTGATTGCTTTAGAAATTTGCCCTCTTGCTACGGAATATCCCATTGAAGCAGGAGAAATTCCAGTCTTACTTTCTCAAGATGGTTATGGCATTTATGATGAAAATTTAAACTCTGAATTGGTAAAAGCAGCCAATCAAGCGAAGATTCCCTTACAATTTGCTGCAATCAGTGGTTTTGGTAGCGATGCTTCCATTGCCATGAAATTTGGTCATGTAGCAAGGGCTGCCTGTCTCGGCTTTCCTACAGAAAATACTCACGGCTATGAAATTGCTCATTTAGGTGCGATCGCAAACTGTATTAATGTACTTCAAACTTACTGTCATAGTTTAGAAAATTTTGTTTAA